Proteins encoded by one window of Chitinophagales bacterium:
- a CDS encoding exopolyphosphatase has product MKFAAIDIGSNAIRLLLMNVFESDEGPVYRKDALYRVALRLGEESFLDKKISPKKSAKFIDTMKAFRILMDVHDVKHFKACATAAMREAENGHELIERVKEEAEIDIEIVTGKEEAEIIYGNNIVEYLDPEKNYLYIDVGGGSTELSLFHKKRLIDSCSFPIGTLKILNNQVEDAHWEEMNNWLSPFLKKHKNISGIGSGGNINKLYKLYGDTKNGFIRKEELICALEDLTGSTFYERVKSMGLRPDRADVIIPAVEIFLQLSDWANIKLVYVPKFGVSDGLIHLVYQEYKNGLKSIK; this is encoded by the coding sequence TTGAAATTTGCAGCAATAGATATAGGCTCTAATGCCATAAGACTTTTGTTAATGAATGTTTTTGAAAGTGATGAAGGTCCAGTGTATCGAAAGGATGCATTGTATCGTGTTGCATTGAGGCTTGGGGAAGAATCCTTTCTGGACAAGAAAATTTCACCAAAAAAATCTGCCAAATTTATTGATACCATGAAGGCTTTTCGTATTCTGATGGACGTACACGATGTAAAACATTTTAAAGCTTGTGCCACTGCTGCTATGCGCGAGGCTGAAAATGGACATGAACTGATTGAGCGCGTAAAAGAAGAAGCTGAAATTGACATAGAAATTGTTACCGGAAAAGAAGAAGCGGAAATTATCTACGGTAATAATATTGTAGAATATTTGGATCCTGAGAAGAATTATCTATATATAGACGTTGGTGGAGGCAGTACAGAACTGTCTCTATTTCACAAAAAACGATTGATCGACTCTTGTTCCTTTCCAATTGGTACGCTGAAAATATTGAACAATCAGGTAGAGGATGCACATTGGGAAGAAATGAATAATTGGCTCAGCCCTTTTTTAAAAAAACACAAAAATATAAGTGGAATTGGTTCCGGAGGAAACATCAATAAACTCTATAAACTTTATGGAGATACCAAAAACGGTTTTATAAGAAAAGAAGAATTAATATGTGCGTTGGAAGATTTAACTGGAAGCACTTTTTACGAGCGTGTAAAAAGCATGGGGCTACGTCCTGATCGTGCAGATGTGATTATCCCCGCTGTAGAAATTTTTCTTCAACTCAGTGACTGGGCAAATATAAAATTGGTTTATGTGCCCAAGTTTGGTGTATCTGATGGGTTAATACATCTTGTGTATCAAGAATATAAAAATGGGCTGAAATCAATCAAGTGA
- the ppk1 gene encoding polyphosphate kinase 1, whose amino-acid sequence MAKRHYVNREISWLSFNERVLQEAKDPSNPLLERVKFLGIFSNNLDEFFRVRFATIKRIVDSKFKIKSVLGGTPEMILKQIKQIAFEQRDKFENVYNQLLDELEKENIHLINEKELDEKQSEFVRSYFQEKVRPTLTPLMIDSVSEFPNLDERRVYLAVKLFPKKSKKVRYFLIVVPTHMIDRFLILPQQGKDRYIIQLDDIIRHNLDDIFYIFNYSKIEAYVIKVTKDAELNIDNDVAQSFLEQLRKSLKKRAKANPVRFVYDENMPDDLYQFLISKLNLSQSDNIQPGGRYHNHREFMHFPDLGRKTIVYRSQPPLLHPVLRENKSVFAAMKKGDFMLHFPYHSFHHFIDFLREAAIDPKVTSIKMTLYRVADQSAVINALMNAIRNGKRVTVVVEIQARFDEEHNIYWAKRLHREGANIIYGVKGYKVHSKLCIIGRKEKGEIVEYLNIGTGNYNEATATLYTDESLFTTDTRLTNEVNKLFNLIENPLSRVSFDYLMVSPFDTRTMIIGKIRREIENVKAGKTSGIMLKINGLADQSIIDELYIASQAGVKVRLICRSICCLKPGIKGLSENIEVISIVDKYLEHSRIYYFENDGDEELYISSADLMIRNLDYRIEVACPIFEDKLKHEIIDILNIQFSDNVRARIIDSKLSNRYVSSDGQKKIRAQEEIYTYIKDKYSSPKDQ is encoded by the coding sequence ATGGCGAAAAGACATTATGTAAACAGGGAGATCAGTTGGCTGTCTTTCAACGAACGCGTATTGCAGGAGGCAAAGGATCCCAGCAATCCTTTATTGGAAAGAGTGAAGTTTCTCGGTATTTTCTCCAATAATCTTGATGAATTTTTCAGAGTGCGTTTTGCTACTATTAAGCGTATAGTGGATTCAAAATTCAAGATTAAATCAGTGCTGGGCGGCACGCCTGAAATGATTCTCAAGCAAATTAAACAAATAGCATTTGAGCAAAGGGATAAGTTTGAAAATGTATATAATCAGTTGCTGGATGAGCTGGAAAAAGAAAACATACACCTGATCAATGAAAAAGAGCTTGACGAAAAGCAAAGTGAATTTGTAAGGTCTTATTTCCAGGAGAAAGTACGACCTACACTTACACCTCTTATGATTGACAGCGTATCAGAATTTCCAAATCTGGACGAACGCAGGGTTTATCTGGCAGTAAAGCTATTTCCCAAAAAATCGAAAAAGGTGCGCTATTTTCTTATAGTTGTTCCCACACATATGATAGATCGTTTTTTGATTTTACCACAGCAGGGTAAAGATCGCTATATCATTCAGTTAGACGATATAATTCGCCACAACCTAGATGATATTTTCTACATATTTAATTACAGCAAAATTGAAGCCTATGTAATAAAGGTGACAAAAGATGCAGAATTGAATATTGACAATGATGTGGCACAAAGCTTTCTAGAGCAATTGCGCAAAAGCTTGAAAAAACGTGCAAAGGCCAATCCAGTACGTTTTGTTTATGATGAAAACATGCCCGATGACCTCTATCAGTTTTTGATCAGTAAACTCAATCTATCTCAGAGTGATAATATACAACCTGGAGGGCGTTACCACAATCATCGCGAATTTATGCACTTCCCCGACCTGGGGAGAAAAACCATTGTTTACAGAAGTCAGCCGCCACTTTTACATCCTGTTTTGCGTGAAAATAAAAGTGTTTTTGCAGCCATGAAAAAAGGGGATTTTATGCTTCATTTTCCCTATCACTCCTTTCATCATTTTATTGATTTTTTGCGGGAAGCTGCTATCGATCCTAAAGTAACAAGTATTAAAATGACGCTGTATCGCGTAGCCGATCAGTCGGCTGTGATCAATGCTTTGATGAATGCAATCCGTAATGGAAAACGTGTTACTGTAGTAGTGGAAATTCAGGCGCGATTTGATGAAGAACACAATATATATTGGGCAAAGAGACTGCATCGTGAGGGGGCTAATATCATTTATGGTGTGAAAGGCTATAAAGTTCACAGCAAGCTTTGCATAATAGGACGAAAAGAAAAAGGCGAGATCGTAGAATACCTGAATATTGGAACGGGCAATTACAATGAAGCTACTGCTACACTTTATACAGATGAAAGTTTGTTTACTACTGATACAAGATTGACCAATGAAGTCAATAAGTTGTTTAATTTGATAGAAAACCCTTTAAGTCGTGTGTCTTTTGATTACCTGATGGTTTCTCCTTTTGATACACGAACAATGATCATTGGCAAGATTCGCAGGGAAATAGAAAATGTAAAGGCCGGCAAAACAAGCGGAATCATGTTGAAAATCAATGGGCTGGCCGATCAAAGTATAATTGACGAGTTGTATATTGCCAGCCAGGCAGGAGTGAAGGTGCGCCTGATTTGCCGGAGTATTTGCTGCCTGAAACCGGGCATAAAGGGCTTGAGTGAAAATATTGAAGTCATTAGCATAGTGGATAAATATTTGGAGCATTCCAGGATTTATTATTTTGAAAATGATGGAGATGAAGAGCTCTATATTTCTTCAGCAGATTTGATGATCCGAAACCTAGATTATCGCATAGAAGTGGCCTGCCCGATTTTTGAAGATAAATTAAAGCATGAAATAATTGATATCCTGAATATTCAGTTTAGCGACAATGTACGCGCAAGGATAATTGACAGTAAATTGAGCAACAGATATGTTTCCTCAGATGGTCAAAAGAAAATTCGTGCTCAAGAAGAAATTTATACCTATATAAAAGATAAGTACAGTTCACCTAAAGATCAATAG
- a CDS encoding type II toxin-antitoxin system RelE/ParE family toxin has product MNYKVELSPNFKKEAKRLSKKYASLKQELKGLFTELESNPTKGTPIGKSCYKIRVSVASKGKGKSGGARIISFVKVTKTTVILLSIYNKGEQDDISNKELLQRLKKYE; this is encoded by the coding sequence ATGAATTATAAAGTTGAACTTTCTCCAAACTTTAAAAAGGAAGCAAAAAGACTCAGTAAAAAATATGCTTCATTAAAGCAGGAATTGAAAGGACTCTTCACAGAATTAGAAAGTAATCCCACAAAAGGAACGCCAATTGGTAAATCCTGCTATAAAATCAGAGTTTCCGTAGCTTCTAAAGGGAAAGGTAAATCGGGTGGAGCAAGGATAATTTCCTTTGTTAAAGTTACCAAAACTACTGTCATCCTACTTTCAATATACAACAAAGGCGAACAGGATGATATCTCAAACAAAGAATTACTCCAAAGATTGAAAAAGTATGAATAA
- a CDS encoding deoxyribodipyrimidine photo-lyase, with amino-acid sequence MMSESIAIVWHRRDLRLKDNAAAYHALKNHERVLPIFIFDKNILDQLPEKADRRVTFIHREISRIKKELEEMDSSLKIFYSSPEKAFEQLLNSYNIEAVYTNRDYEPYARQRDSEIEKLLKEKGIAFHSFKDQCIFEKDEVLKKDGGWYSVFTPYSRVWKDLLQDSDLKPYPNEKYFGHYLKSKVLPEISLEEMGFEEKSDHIPDADLPKKIIENYHNTRDLPAEQGTTRMSVHLRFGIVSIRQLAKKGLELNEKWLNELIWRDFYMMILWYNPHVVKSAFRPKYDAIPWRNNEKEFEAWQKGETGYPLVDAGMRELNETGFMHNRVRMVTASFLCKHLLIDWRWGEQYFADKLLDFELSSNNGGWQWAAGTGCDAAPYFRVFNPSSQAKKFDPQSKYIKKWVPEIWEGDYVSPIVEHKMARARALKTYKSVLG; translated from the coding sequence ATGATGTCAGAATCAATTGCCATTGTATGGCACAGAAGGGATTTGCGCCTAAAGGATAATGCGGCTGCGTATCATGCGCTGAAAAACCATGAAAGGGTACTACCAATATTCATTTTCGATAAAAACATTTTGGATCAATTGCCCGAAAAAGCTGATCGCAGGGTGACTTTTATTCATCGCGAAATAAGTAGGATTAAAAAGGAATTGGAAGAGATGGACAGTTCTTTGAAAATCTTTTATTCCAGCCCCGAAAAGGCTTTTGAGCAATTGCTAAATTCATACAATATTGAGGCGGTTTACACCAATAGGGATTATGAACCCTATGCACGGCAGCGCGATTCGGAAATTGAAAAACTCCTAAAAGAGAAGGGCATTGCTTTTCATTCTTTCAAGGATCAGTGCATTTTCGAAAAAGATGAAGTGCTAAAAAAAGATGGGGGTTGGTATTCGGTGTTTACGCCCTATTCCCGTGTTTGGAAAGATTTACTTCAGGATTCTGACCTCAAGCCTTATCCCAATGAAAAATATTTTGGGCATTATTTGAAAAGCAAAGTTTTACCGGAAATTTCCTTGGAAGAAATGGGATTTGAGGAAAAAAGCGATCATATTCCCGATGCTGATTTACCGAAAAAAATCATTGAAAATTACCACAATACCCGTGATTTGCCAGCAGAGCAAGGCACAACAAGAATGAGCGTGCATTTGCGATTTGGAATAGTAAGTATTCGTCAGTTGGCAAAAAAGGGATTGGAGTTGAACGAAAAATGGCTGAACGAACTCATTTGGCGCGACTTTTACATGATGATTCTGTGGTACAACCCCCATGTGGTGAAGAGTGCTTTTCGACCAAAATACGATGCGATTCCCTGGCGCAATAATGAAAAAGAATTTGAAGCCTGGCAAAAAGGAGAGACTGGCTATCCTTTGGTAGATGCGGGAATGCGCGAATTGAACGAAACTGGGTTTATGCACAATAGGGTACGCATGGTGACTGCGAGTTTTTTGTGCAAGCACTTGCTGATTGACTGGCGCTGGGGAGAACAGTATTTTGCTGACAAACTCTTGGATTTTGAATTGTCATCGAATAATGGGGGGTGGCAATGGGCTGCAGGAACGGGTTGTGATGCGGCACCCTATTTTAGGGTTTTCAATCCCAGTTCGCAAGCCAAAAAATTTGACCCACAGAGCAAATACATTAAAAAATGGGTGCCAGAGATTTGGGAGGGTGATTATGTAAGTCCGATTGTAGAGCATAAAATGGCAAGAGCTAGAGCACTGAAAACCTATAAATCTGTACTGGGATGA
- a CDS encoding serine hydrolase, with translation MKHFIKILMGIALILLLLVLGIQLTGNGYLLKAARGTYLHGNNSATIDDARFFDTNTVGTGSDNWEWPLHQNYNETALTDRLESTLQETNSIAFLAIKNDSIILEQYWNGYSDSSRTNSFSMAKTITTFLAQIAIQKGIFKSWEQKVKDFLPELKGPYSDELELWHLSTMSSGLHWDEHYKNPFSITAKAYYGSDIKELLLSLPIDEEPGKKYNYQSGSPQLLGLALIEATGKSLSELTSEWLWKPLSAKHKATWHTDDNGIEMAFCCFNSNARDFARFGKLMIHHGNWNGQQILDSTFAKKAGKSALSPYYGYSFWVIESNGIEAFYQRGILGQYIITIPAQDLVIVRLGHKRMKDLPDQHTEDVHIIIEEVLKMQNV, from the coding sequence ATGAAGCACTTTATTAAAATACTCATGGGAATTGCCCTGATCTTGCTTTTGCTGGTTCTAGGGATTCAATTAACTGGAAATGGCTATCTACTCAAAGCCGCGCGGGGCACATATTTGCACGGCAATAATTCCGCCACCATTGACGATGCACGATTTTTTGACACCAATACCGTAGGTACCGGTTCTGATAATTGGGAATGGCCGCTGCACCAAAATTACAACGAAACAGCATTGACAGATCGCCTAGAATCTACACTTCAGGAGACCAATAGCATCGCTTTTCTTGCTATAAAAAATGACAGCATCATCTTGGAACAATACTGGAATGGCTATTCTGATAGTTCGCGTACCAATTCCTTTTCCATGGCTAAAACCATCACTACTTTTTTGGCGCAAATTGCCATACAAAAGGGCATTTTCAAAAGTTGGGAACAAAAGGTAAAGGATTTCCTACCAGAGCTAAAAGGCCCCTACTCAGATGAATTGGAGCTGTGGCACCTTTCCACCATGTCTTCTGGGCTTCATTGGGATGAACACTACAAAAATCCGTTTAGCATTACAGCCAAAGCCTATTATGGATCAGATATCAAAGAATTGTTGCTTTCGCTGCCCATAGATGAGGAACCGGGTAAAAAATACAATTACCAAAGTGGTTCTCCCCAGTTGTTGGGATTGGCTTTAATTGAAGCCACGGGAAAATCTTTGAGTGAATTGACTAGCGAATGGCTGTGGAAACCTTTAAGTGCCAAACACAAAGCCACTTGGCATACCGATGACAATGGCATCGAAATGGCCTTTTGCTGCTTCAACTCCAATGCGAGGGACTTTGCCCGGTTTGGCAAATTGATGATCCACCACGGAAACTGGAACGGTCAACAGATCCTTGATTCTACATTTGCGAAAAAAGCTGGAAAATCAGCTCTTTCTCCCTACTACGGATACAGCTTTTGGGTTATAGAATCCAATGGAATTGAAGCGTTTTATCAAAGGGGAATTTTGGGTCAATACATCATCACAATTCCAGCACAGGACTTGGTGATTGTCCGCTTGGGACACAAACGCATGAAAGATCTTCCAGATCAACACACTGAGGATGTGCACATCATTATTGAAGAAGTTCTAAAAATGCAAAATGTTTAA
- a CDS encoding peptidylprolyl isomerase, which translates to MSQATKGSKVKVHYTGKLTDETVFDSSRERAPLEFTVGAGQMIEGFDVAVDGMKVGESKEVAIPAEKAYGPRNEEAIINVPKTKLPEGLDAEVGMQLEASQQDGKKQLLVITEVKDEEVVLDANHPLAGKDLVFDIELVEVV; encoded by the coding sequence ATGTCTCAAGCAACAAAAGGAAGTAAAGTAAAGGTACATTATACCGGAAAATTAACTGATGAAACAGTATTTGATAGTTCAAGAGAAAGAGCACCTCTCGAATTTACTGTTGGTGCAGGACAAATGATAGAAGGCTTTGATGTCGCTGTTGATGGTATGAAAGTTGGAGAATCAAAAGAAGTAGCCATCCCTGCAGAAAAGGCTTATGGCCCCAGAAATGAAGAAGCCATTATTAATGTTCCTAAAACAAAATTACCTGAAGGCCTCGATGCTGAAGTAGGAATGCAATTGGAAGCCAGTCAACAAGACGGAAAAAAACAACTGCTAGTAATTACGGAAGTAAAAGATGAAGAAGTGGTATTGGATGCCAATCATCCCCTGGCAGGAAAAGACCTTGTTTTTGATATTGAATTAGTGGAGGTCGTTTAA
- a CDS encoding polysaccharide biosynthesis C-terminal domain-containing protein translates to MLGKIFHTLFTRSATLIFNFLIVIGISRVLGAQGKGESTLIITSIYLVVFLANMSGGKTLIYLSPRFSALQLLLQNYSGALISSLLAAIVLFTFQLVPQQWTYAILILAFLAAILEANASLLAGKGAIKKHNILQGMQVFLTLLGLSLGFYLFQSKTLDSYIYALYFSYSTTLLLSFLWLLPKLSIINFEFSIDALKRSLSKSFEFQIADMLLLLVYRINFYLMLYFHGAASLGLFSVGVSILEVAWLTGRSISFIQFSQVSNTPEQKIAANLSLSLIKASLISSGIFLVLVLLIPGSVYAAIFGYAFEPITLYMKWLVPGIWLHNIYLITSHYFAGRGENRINIYISLSGLICTFALGLILIPNYAISGAGLAGTTGFGLMAIFAVAKFLRENKLNYKDLIPGEKDKTLLLEKIRSFISKK, encoded by the coding sequence TTGCTCGGCAAAATCTTCCATACCTTATTCACACGCAGTGCCACGCTGATCTTTAATTTTCTGATTGTAATCGGAATATCGCGTGTGCTTGGTGCTCAGGGAAAAGGCGAAAGCACACTGATTATTACCAGTATTTACCTGGTTGTGTTTCTTGCAAATATGAGCGGTGGTAAAACACTGATATATCTCAGCCCCCGTTTTTCAGCATTGCAACTTTTGCTTCAAAACTACAGCGGAGCGTTAATCAGCTCATTGCTTGCCGCTATTGTGCTTTTTACATTTCAGCTTGTTCCGCAACAATGGACCTATGCCATTCTTATACTTGCTTTTTTGGCAGCAATATTAGAGGCCAATGCTTCGCTTTTGGCAGGAAAGGGCGCAATAAAGAAGCACAATATTCTTCAGGGTATGCAGGTATTTCTTACTCTACTTGGGCTAAGCCTGGGGTTTTACCTGTTCCAGAGCAAAACCCTCGACAGCTATATTTATGCCTTGTATTTTTCCTACAGTACCACTCTTCTGCTATCCTTTTTATGGCTTTTGCCAAAGCTCAGCATTATTAATTTTGAATTTTCAATTGATGCCCTAAAAAGAAGCTTGAGCAAAAGTTTTGAATTCCAAATAGCAGATATGCTCCTGCTTTTAGTCTATCGCATCAATTTCTACTTAATGCTTTATTTTCACGGAGCAGCTTCCCTGGGACTTTTTTCTGTAGGTGTTTCAATTCTGGAAGTGGCCTGGTTGACAGGTCGTTCAATTTCATTCATTCAGTTCAGCCAGGTTTCAAATACTCCTGAACAAAAAATCGCAGCCAATCTCAGCCTCAGCCTTATAAAAGCAAGCCTGATCAGCAGCGGTATTTTTCTTGTATTGGTACTACTGATTCCCGGCAGTGTTTATGCAGCAATTTTCGGTTATGCCTTTGAACCCATTACGCTTTACATGAAATGGCTGGTCCCCGGTATCTGGCTGCACAATATCTACCTGATCACTTCCCATTATTTTGCAGGGCGAGGAGAAAACCGCATCAATATCTATATCTCGCTTAGCGGATTAATATGTACCTTTGCGCTGGGTTTGATCCTGATTCCAAACTACGCTATTAGCGGTGCTGGATTAGCTGGTACAACTGGATTCGGGTTGATGGCCATTTTTGCAGTTGCAAAATTTTTAAGAGAAAATAAATTGAATTACAAGGATTTAATACCCGGTGAAAAAGATAAAACTTTACTCCTGGAAAAAATCAGAAGTTTCATTTCAAAAAAGTAA
- the purL gene encoding phosphoribosylformylglycinamidine synthase subunit PurL — translation MSTIKVDLNVAKELGLIEEEYEKIKSIMGRTPNFTELSIFSVMWSEHCSYKNSINWLKTLPKKGDKLLAEAGEENAGLIDIGDGLACAFKIESHNHPSAIEPYQGAATGVGGIHRDIFTMGARPVAALNSLRFGKLTSPKTQHLLRGVVKGIGDYGNSFGVPTVGGEVYFDNCYEVNPLVNAMSVGIMKVGKTISAISFGKGNPVYIVGSATGKDGIHGATFASEDISEDSSEKLPAVQVGDPFQEKLLLEASLELAETDAIVGMQDMGAAGITCSTSEMSAKGKHGMRIDLDKVPTRQDNMLPFEILLSESQERMLIVVKKGREKEVEAIFDKWDLNCAVIGEVTEGNTLEYYMHGKKVAEVPADDLVLGGGAPVYEREYSEPAYYKAYKKFDIEQVKEPEDYMKVCSMLASECNIASKKWVSEQYDSMVGINNLTTNAPADAALIRIKDSNKALAMSVDCNARYVKADPYKGAAIAVSEAARNIVCSGGQPAAITNCLNFGNPYNPEVYWQFVNAIKGMGDACKKFKTPVTGGNVSFYNQSNDGGAVFPTPVIGMLGIVEDRNQCMSLDFKTEDDLIYLLGAPKNEINSSEYLVRYHEINESTTPHFDLDEEFQLQKNIQQLIKKQLINSAHDVSEGGIWITLLESAMSGDKGFQIQCSDKVRKDAFLFSESQSRVVVSVTPSLKEEFEDFLRNNAQGFEQIGLVTENTVIIDLEPYGYTKDWKLLYETAIPSHLGESSALVE, via the coding sequence ATGTCAACAATTAAGGTCGATCTCAACGTAGCCAAGGAATTGGGATTAATTGAAGAAGAATATGAAAAAATCAAAAGCATAATGGGGCGCACTCCCAATTTTACCGAGCTCAGTATTTTTTCGGTAATGTGGTCGGAGCACTGTTCCTATAAAAACTCCATCAATTGGTTAAAAACACTGCCCAAAAAAGGCGATAAATTATTGGCGGAAGCCGGGGAAGAAAATGCCGGATTGATTGATATTGGAGATGGACTGGCCTGTGCTTTTAAAATTGAATCGCACAATCACCCTTCAGCTATTGAACCCTACCAGGGAGCTGCTACGGGTGTTGGTGGTATTCACCGTGATATTTTTACTATGGGCGCCCGGCCTGTTGCAGCATTGAATTCATTGCGGTTTGGCAAACTCACAAGTCCTAAAACACAACACTTACTAAGGGGAGTAGTGAAAGGTATTGGAGATTACGGCAATTCATTTGGCGTTCCCACTGTTGGCGGGGAGGTTTATTTTGACAATTGTTATGAAGTCAATCCCTTGGTCAATGCCATGTCAGTAGGAATTATGAAAGTTGGCAAAACCATTTCAGCTATTTCATTCGGAAAGGGCAACCCCGTGTATATTGTTGGTTCCGCTACCGGAAAAGACGGCATTCACGGTGCCACATTTGCTTCAGAGGATATTTCTGAAGATTCATCTGAAAAATTACCGGCAGTACAAGTAGGTGACCCATTTCAGGAAAAATTATTGTTGGAAGCCTCTCTTGAACTGGCCGAAACCGATGCTATAGTTGGTATGCAGGATATGGGAGCAGCAGGCATTACCTGTTCCACGTCTGAAATGTCGGCCAAAGGCAAACACGGTATGCGCATTGATTTAGATAAAGTACCTACAAGGCAAGACAATATGCTGCCATTTGAAATTCTGCTTTCAGAATCGCAGGAACGCATGTTGATTGTGGTGAAAAAAGGCAGGGAAAAAGAAGTTGAAGCCATTTTTGACAAATGGGATTTGAATTGTGCCGTAATAGGTGAAGTAACCGAAGGCAATACGCTGGAATATTATATGCACGGTAAAAAAGTAGCCGAAGTGCCTGCTGATGATCTTGTACTGGGTGGCGGAGCCCCGGTTTATGAAAGAGAATATTCTGAACCAGCTTATTACAAAGCCTACAAAAAATTCGATATTGAGCAAGTAAAAGAACCTGAAGATTATATGAAAGTATGCTCTATGCTGGCTTCTGAATGCAACATTGCATCTAAAAAATGGGTTTCAGAGCAATACGACTCAATGGTGGGTATCAATAATTTAACAACCAATGCTCCTGCTGATGCTGCTTTGATCAGAATTAAAGATAGCAATAAAGCCCTGGCCATGAGTGTTGATTGCAATGCGCGCTATGTAAAAGCTGATCCGTACAAAGGTGCTGCAATAGCCGTGTCAGAAGCTGCAAGAAATATTGTTTGTTCTGGTGGGCAGCCTGCTGCCATTACCAATTGTCTGAATTTTGGAAACCCATACAATCCTGAGGTTTACTGGCAGTTTGTAAATGCAATAAAAGGCATGGGCGATGCTTGTAAGAAATTCAAAACCCCTGTTACAGGTGGGAATGTTAGTTTTTACAACCAGTCCAATGATGGAGGTGCAGTATTTCCTACTCCTGTGATTGGAATGTTGGGAATTGTAGAAGATCGCAATCAGTGTATGAGCTTGGATTTTAAAACAGAAGATGATTTGATTTACCTTCTTGGTGCTCCAAAAAATGAAATCAATTCTTCCGAGTATTTAGTTCGCTATCATGAAATCAATGAAAGTACTACGCCACATTTTGATCTGGATGAAGAATTTCAATTGCAGAAAAATATTCAACAATTGATCAAAAAGCAATTGATCAATAGTGCGCATGATGTGTCCGAAGGCGGCATTTGGATCACTTTGTTGGAAAGTGCCATGTCGGGTGACAAAGGTTTTCAGATTCAATGCAGCGATAAAGTGAGAAAAGATGCTTTTCTTTTTTCTGAAAGTCAAAGTCGTGTAGTGGTAAGTGTTACGCCTTCACTAAAAGAGGAGTTTGAGGATTTTCTGAGAAATAACGCTCAGGGTTTTGAGCAAATTGGTTTGGTTACCGAAAATACAGTGATCATTGATTTAGAGCCTTATGGCTATACTAAAGACTGGAAATTGCTCTATGAAACAGCTATTCCTAGTCATTTGGGTGAAAGCTCTGCATTGGTGGAATAA